A DNA window from Malus domestica chromosome 12, GDT2T_hap1 contains the following coding sequences:
- the LOC103449761 gene encoding heat stress transcription factor B-3: MEGVCDEQKGLLEYVRKSSPPPFLLKTYMLVEDPATDDVISWNDDGSAFVVWQTAEFARDLLPTLFKHSNFSSFIRQLNTYGFRKVATNRWEFCNDKFRKGEKDQLCDIRRRKAWATKPQPINNAVTEKAGAAALLPNEFDEDQRSSSTSSSSEFCSLVDENKRLKQENGVLSSELMSMKQKCNELLHLVARYGDSAEKEEEDNERVPKLFGVRLEVAGERERKRKRAEISKNASVLLSQACK; encoded by the exons ATGGAGGGTGTGTGTGATGAGCAGAAGGGTTTGTTGGAATATGTTAGGAAGTCAAGCCCGCCACCTTTCCTGTTGAAGACCTACATGCTGGTGGAGGATCCAGCAACGGACGACGTGATATCCTGGAACGACGATGGGTCGGCGTTCGTGGTGTGGCAGACGGCGGAATTTGCCCGGGATCTCCTCCCAACACTCTTCAAGCACAGTAACTTCTCTAGCTTTATCAGGCAGCTAAATACTTAT GGATTTCGCAAAGTTGCCACAAACAGGTGGGAGTTCTGCAACGACAAGTTCCGAAAGGGCGAAAAGGATCAGCTATGTGACATCCGTAGAAGAAAAGCATGGGCCACCAAGCCACAGCCGATCAACAATGCAGTAACCGAGAAAGCTGGAGCAGCTGCACTACTACCAAATGAGTTTGATGAAGACCAAAGGTCCTCCTCAACTTCATCATCATCTGAGTTCTGCTCTCTCGTTGACGAAAACAAACGGCTGAAGCAGGAGAACGGCGTTTTGAGCTCAGAGCTTATGAGCATGAAACAGAAGTGCAACGAGCTTCTCCATTTGGTGGCAAGGTATGGAGACTCAGCtgagaaagaggaggaagataATGAAAGAGTTCCAAAGTTGTTTGGAGTGAGACTGGAGGTTgcgggagagagggagaggaagagaaagagagctgaAATTAGTAAAAACGCAAGCGTTTTACTATCTCAAGCATGCAAATAA